One region of Wyeomyia smithii strain HCP4-BCI-WySm-NY-G18 chromosome 3, ASM2978416v1, whole genome shotgun sequence genomic DNA includes:
- the LOC129727334 gene encoding aminopeptidase N-like, with translation MGTLNRNFLLLLLGSSVIVQLSASKSPLPEKAAILAEAVPERETREIDRTYFLPRNTSPSHYFIQLTTNVHENDLTFQATTEIYFNVWEPTNTVTMHLQDLIIQSTELSKVVGLGVPQVIDSPDHVVDLRTEHVVFTCNSELSIGTYILKVVYTGTMRNYQSGYLVSSYRGENNQVQYVGSTHFQATLARRVFPCYDEPDLKATFTLWITHDKNYNAVSNMMINSIYPDENDANYLVTKFRTTPIMSTYLLAFAVTNFQAKAVDRHQVMARINAFSDVDLALDAGTKILASLDRYTGVAYYKYMSKITQIAIPDRGTGAMENWGLVTYGEPALLFNSADNSYRSRKRVVTVIAHEFAHQWFGNLVSPKLWEYIWLNEGFATLYEYYAATLAFPNLEYWELFNVEVVQRALGSDAVENIRPMNYPAASPDEIWRLFDIIAYQKSGSVLNMFRQVLGDDNWQVGLNIYLENHKLSAATPDDLYAALQTAIEDKNVLPDGFTVKLLMESWTNAAGYPLLTVKRLYKNGDIIISQERYIANKRLPNDHIWNIPYNYVARSSPRAVEPDDIRWLTSKAAKLTIDAPDNQWIIFNREQFGYYRVNYDLHNWKLIIDALLTNPLSINRSNRAQLIDDAFNLARSERLDMSIALELLQYLRYETEYAPWAAANNVLNYFHEKLLGTPEYSNFAKFVTEIVSEVYKTLQIDTVATEESTLLKYLKQTISNWACRAGIQDCLDKAYAALKQEVDGGTVIHPDVAAVIYCHGLRDGTLKELSYLLPKITTSSNQAKRTEIITALGCSKDVASVKVLLSAIQLSNTVYLSTEKTQIVDAIVGGSLEGVDTTVDYLIAGNNAGNLLTVLGEGGFNNMLTGIARRTNNETQRQNMEKLLAVLQEVISEEMANTVRKTVVANADWFDSLEGLVAVEFFEKYENAV, from the exons ATGGGAACATTAAATCGAAACTTTCTACTGCTGCTTCTAGGTAGCAGTGTAATCGTTCAACTAAGTGCATCAAAAAGTCCTCTACCAGAGAAAGCTGCGATTCTAGCCGAGGCGGTTCCGGAGCGTGAAACAAGAGAAATCGATCGTACCTATTTTCTGCCAAGGAATACCTCGCCCTCTCATTACTTTATTCAACTGACTACAAATGTTCACGAAAATGATCTAACGTTTCAAGCTACGACGGAGATATATTTTAATGTATGGGAACCAACCAACACAGTAACGATGCATCTGCAAGATTTAATAATCCAATCAACAGAGTTGTCGAAAGTCGTAGGCCTTGGTGTTCCGCAAGTGATTGACAGTCCTGACCATGTAGTTGACCTCCGAACTGAGCATGTTGTATTCACATGTAATAGTGAGCTATCGATTGGAACATACATCTTGAAGGTCGTCTATACAGGAACCATGCGAAACTATCAGAGTGGCTACTTGGTGTCGTCGTATAGGGGAGAAAATAACCAAGTTCAGTATGTCGGATCAACCCATTTTCAGGCAACCCTAGCCCGTCGTGTTTTCCCTTGCTACGATGAGCCCGACCTGAAGGCTACTTTTACGCTTTGGATAACGCACGATAAAAACTATAATGCTGTGTCGAACATGATGATAAATTCAATTTATCCAGATGAGAACGACGCAAACTATCTGGTGACAAAGTTCCGTACGACTCCCATTATGTCCACCTATTTGCTAGCATTTGCAGTGACTAATTTCCAGGCAAAAGCCGTCGATCGGCATCAGGTTATGGCGAGGATAAATGCATTTAGTGATGTGGACCTAGCTTTGGATGCTGGAACGAAGATACTGGCCTCCCTTGACAGATATACGGGAGTGGCTTACTATAAATACATGTCTAAAATAACGCAGATCGCCATTCCAGATCGAGGTACAGGTGCGATGGAAAATTGGGGTCTAGTTACTTATGG GGAGCCGGCATTGCTGTTCAATTCGGCGGACAACAGCTATCGCAGTCGTAAACGCGTCGTAACGGTTATTGCCCATGAATTTGCTCATCAGTGGTTTGGCAATCTGGTCAGCCCCAAGCTGTGGGAATATATCTGGCTAAATGAAGGTTTCGCCACCCTGTACGAATATTATGCGGCAACGTTGGCTTTTCCTAACCTGGAATACTGGGAGCTTTTCAATGTGGAAGTGGTCCAGCGGGCCCTCGGCTCGGACGCTGTAGAGAACATTCGACCAATGAATTATCCAGCCGCTTCACCCGATGAAATCTGGCGCTTATTCGATATCATAGCTTATCAGAAAT ctggaagtgtgttgaaTATGTTCCGTCAGGTTCTGGGCGATGACAACTGGCAAGTCGGCTTGAACATATACCTAGAAAATCACAAATTGAGCGCTGCAACGCCGGACGATCTGTACGCTGCCCTTCAAACTGCTATCGAAGACAAAAATGTACTGCCGGACGGGTTTACCGTTAAATTACTGATGGAATCCTGGACCAATGCGGCTGGATATCCTCTGTTAACTGTCAAGCGCTTGTACAAAAATGGTGATATTATAATATCCCAAGAACGCTACATTGCCAACAAGCGTTTACCCAATGATCACATTTGGAACATTCCCTACAACTATGTGGCGCGTAGTTCGCCGAGGGCTGTCGAACCAGATGACATTCGCTGGTTGACTAGCAAGGCGGCCAAACTGACCATTGATGCCCCCGATAATCAGTGGATCATTTTCAATCGCGAGCAGTTCGGATACTACCGCGTGAACTACGATCTACACAACTGGAAACTGATAATCGATGCACTACTAACAAATCCACTCTCTATTAACCGATCAAACCGTGCCCAACTAATTGACGATGCTTTCAACTTGGCTCGTTCGGAGCGGTTGGATATGTCCATAGCACTTGAATTGCTGCAATACCTACGCTACGAAACGGAATATGCTCCGTGGGCAGCGGCGAACAACGTTCTGAATTACTTTCACGAAAAGCTTCTCGGAACGCCGGAGTACTCCAATTTCGCGAAGTTCGTCACCGAAATTGTTTCTGAAGTTTACAAAACGCTTCAGATCGACACGGTCGCCACCGAGGAGTCTACTCTGCTCAAGTATCTGAAGCAAACCATCTCCAACTGGGCGTGTCGTGCGGGAATCCAGGACTGTCTGGATAAAGCGTATGCTGCTCTGAAACAAGAGGTTGATGGCGGCACTGTCATACATCCGGATGTAGCTGCTGTGATCTACTGTCACGGACTTCGCGATGGAACGCTCAAGGAGCTGTCCTACCTTCTTCCAAAGATAACCACCTCCAGCAATCAAGCTAAGCGAACTGAAATCATCACTGCGCTCGGGTGTTCGAAGGACGTGGCCAGCGTGAAGGTCTTACTATCGGCGATTCAACTTTCAAATACAGTTTACCTGTCTACAGAAAAAACACAGATTGTTGACGCCATAGTAGGCGGTAGCTTAGAAGGCGTTGACACAACAGTGGACTATCTTATAGCGGGAAATAACGCAGGGAACTTGCTCAC TGTTCTTGGCGAAGGCGGTTTTAATAACATGCTGACGGGAATTGCCCGCCGAACGAATAATGAAACACAGCGACAAAATATGGAGAAACTTTTGGCAGTTCTACAGGAAGTTATCAGCGAAGAAATGGCGAATACTGTTCGGAAAACGGTTGTCGCTAATGCCGATTGGTTCGATAGTTTGGAGGGATTGGTAGCGGTAGAGTTTTTTGAGAAGTATGAAAATGCCGTataa